The Roseovarius sp. EL26 genome has a window encoding:
- a CDS encoding outer membrane protein yields the protein MLKSLSIVAASTLAAAPAFAGSDTSAPVEPAVTQAAPYNASTPNWTGFYGGLQLGFANVDGSGVGDDDGFIGGLIAGYDYDLGDWVIGAGIDYDFTDTDVGNSNTSLEEVFRLKARGGYKIGNGLLYATTGYANADTNNLGSDDGYFLGGGYEYLVSEQFSVGGELLYHDFDNFNSSGTDVEATTLQVRGTFRF from the coding sequence ATGCTTAAATCTCTTTCAATCGTAGCCGCCAGCACACTGGCCGCAGCGCCCGCATTTGCCGGTTCAGACACATCTGCACCGGTCGAACCTGCTGTAACACAGGCAGCTCCTTACAATGCCTCAACCCCAAACTGGACAGGCTTCTACGGCGGTTTGCAATTGGGTTTTGCTAATGTTGACGGTTCCGGCGTTGGCGATGACGACGGCTTCATCGGTGGTTTGATTGCTGGTTACGACTATGACCTTGGTGACTGGGTCATCGGTGCTGGCATCGACTATGATTTCACCGATACGGACGTTGGCAATTCAAATACTTCATTGGAGGAAGTCTTCCGCCTCAAGGCGCGCGGTGGTTACAAAATTGGTAATGGCCTTCTCTATGCGACAACCGGTTACGCCAATGCCGACACCAACAATCTGGGTAGCGACGATGGCTACTTCCTGGGCGGCGGTTATGAATACCTGGTCTCTGAGCAGTTCAGCGTCGGCGGCGAACTGTTGTACCATGATTTCGACAATTTCAACTCCTCCGGCACAGACGTCGAAGCCACCACCCTGCAGGTCCGCGGAACTTTCCGCTTCTAA
- a CDS encoding class I SAM-dependent methyltransferase: protein MDNGWEASAEAWVNSMGKHGDFSRWAVLDSPMLERVRLAAPLRVLDVGCGEGRFCRKMAETIPEVFGIDPTVRLLELARGKGGAEYVEGVAEALPFKDGHFDLVVSYLSLIDISDVSTALREMIRVLRPGGRVLITNLTGWVTASQEHGGWSRDERGATTMTIDRYLEEHAHWGEWDGIRIQNWHRPLSFYMQHFLELGLTLTHFDEPRANAVDDQRYDACPYLMLMEWRK from the coding sequence GTCAACAGTATGGGCAAGCACGGCGATTTCAGCCGCTGGGCCGTACTGGATTCGCCGATGTTGGAACGGGTGCGATTGGCAGCCCCCCTGCGCGTGCTGGACGTGGGCTGCGGCGAAGGGCGGTTCTGCAGAAAGATGGCAGAGACTATTCCGGAGGTGTTTGGCATTGATCCGACTGTCAGGCTGTTAGAGCTGGCGCGCGGCAAAGGTGGTGCAGAATACGTAGAGGGCGTCGCCGAGGCGCTCCCGTTTAAAGACGGGCATTTCGATCTTGTTGTCAGCTATCTGTCACTGATTGATATATCTGACGTTTCGACCGCGTTGCGTGAAATGATACGTGTCCTGCGCCCCGGTGGACGGGTGTTGATTACCAATCTGACCGGTTGGGTGACCGCATCGCAAGAGCACGGCGGCTGGAGCCGGGACGAACGTGGCGCAACAACGATGACAATAGATCGCTATTTGGAAGAGCACGCCCATTGGGGAGAGTGGGATGGCATTCGGATACAGAACTGGCACCGCCCCCTATCGTTTTACATGCAGCACTTTTTGGAGTTGGGGCTAACATTGACGCATTTTGATGAGCCGCGCGCCAATGCCGTAGATGACCAACGGTACGACGCCTGCCCGTATCTGATGTTGATGGAATGGCGGAAATAG
- a CDS encoding gamma-glutamyl-gamma-aminobutyrate hydrolase family protein, producing the protein MRPIIGITTHAPNDQVVQDALYNRHYTSPALYVDAVRRAGGVPVLLPPDVSDVTEWLELADGFVVSGGTDIDPTLYGGDPGHPSLFPASPKRDQSELDLTRALLEQRNKPALFVCRGMQMMNVALGGTLHEDIKSALGQDIHRGADGLWTQQEVQVEEASNLYRVMQAQAPAPYSGHHQGIKDVAEGLVVSASAADGIVEALEVPDHPYLIGVQWHPEMSADREACQQRLFDGLIAGTQ; encoded by the coding sequence ATGCGCCCCATTATTGGCATCACCACACATGCACCGAACGACCAGGTTGTTCAGGATGCGCTCTATAATCGGCATTACACCTCGCCTGCGCTTTATGTTGATGCGGTGCGGCGGGCTGGTGGTGTGCCGGTTCTATTACCCCCCGACGTGTCGGATGTGACGGAGTGGTTGGAACTGGCGGATGGCTTTGTGGTGTCGGGGGGGACAGATATTGATCCTACGCTCTATGGTGGGGATCCAGGCCACCCTTCCCTGTTTCCGGCATCGCCTAAACGCGATCAGTCAGAATTAGACCTGACACGCGCGTTGCTTGAACAGCGCAATAAGCCAGCGCTGTTTGTGTGTCGGGGCATGCAGATGATGAATGTCGCCTTGGGCGGTACGTTGCATGAAGATATTAAATCCGCGCTGGGGCAGGATATTCACCGTGGCGCGGATGGATTGTGGACGCAGCAAGAGGTGCAGGTCGAGGAGGCATCGAACCTCTACCGGGTGATGCAGGCGCAAGCCCCAGCGCCGTATTCTGGCCATCACCAAGGGATCAAGGATGTGGCAGAGGGACTGGTTGTTTCGGCCTCCGCCGCTGATGGAATTGTTGAGGCATTGGAAGTGCCCGATCACCCCTATCTGATTGGCGTGCAGTGGCATCCGGAAATGTCAGCAGATCGCGAAGCATGCCAACAACGGCTATTCGACGGGTTAATCGCAGGCACACAGTGA
- a CDS encoding prolyl-tRNA synthetase associated domain-containing protein codes for MDASSTYQDTLPVSSDALLETLRGWGIALEYYEHTPLRTVEDAKSLQGSVIPAGTGRVDIKNLYMRDKKKRNYLIVLEQDRTIDLKELGTAIGAGNVSFGSADRLLEHLGVRPGAVSPLTMVTGAQTGVQIYLDPALREAELIHAHPLVNDRTVAMTPDDLLAVLERWGAKVNWLDF; via the coding sequence ATGGATGCCTCATCTACCTATCAAGATACCTTGCCCGTCAGTTCAGACGCGCTGCTGGAGACGCTGCGCGGCTGGGGCATTGCGCTTGAGTATTACGAGCATACCCCCCTGCGCACAGTGGAGGATGCCAAGTCTTTGCAAGGCAGTGTGATCCCGGCAGGCACGGGCCGGGTGGATATCAAGAACCTGTATATGCGCGACAAAAAGAAACGCAACTACCTGATCGTGTTGGAACAAGACCGGACGATTGACCTGAAAGAGCTGGGCACGGCAATTGGGGCCGGCAACGTGTCTTTTGGCTCGGCTGATCGGTTGCTGGAACATCTGGGCGTGCGCCCCGGCGCCGTCAGCCCGCTGACCATGGTGACGGGTGCACAAACAGGCGTGCAAATCTATCTGGACCCGGCCTTGCGCGAGGCGGAGCTGATCCATGCCCACCCGCTGGTCAATGACCGGACCGTGGCAATGACACCTGACGATCTGCTGGCCGTGCTTGAGCGATGGGGTGCTAAGGTGAACTGGTTGGACTTCTAA
- a CDS encoding DUF1489 family protein: MSDPKLHLIKLSVGSESVDSLIEWQAEKRTDWPEGLPRHVTRMWPRREEELLQGGSIFWVVQGLVQCRQRILRLDEVIGSDGIRRCAIVLEPEVIRTTTAPKRPFQGWRYLKPEDAPVDLPKTRQSEDTLPPDLSAALADIGLL, translated from the coding sequence GTGTCCGATCCAAAACTCCATCTGATCAAGCTGAGTGTCGGCTCTGAAAGCGTCGATAGCCTGATCGAATGGCAGGCCGAAAAGCGCACAGATTGGCCCGAGGGCCTGCCGCGTCATGTCACCCGCATGTGGCCGCGCCGCGAGGAAGAACTGCTACAAGGTGGGTCGATCTTTTGGGTGGTGCAGGGGCTGGTGCAATGTCGCCAACGTATCCTGCGGCTGGACGAGGTGATCGGCAGCGACGGTATCCGCCGTTGCGCCATCGTGTTGGAGCCTGAGGTCATTCGCACGACAACTGCTCCAAAGCGCCCATTCCAAGGCTGGCGCTATCTCAAACCCGAAGATGCGCCAGTTGACCTTCCCAAGACACGGCAATCCGAAGACACATTACCACCAGATCTCTCCGCCGCTCTGGCCGATATTGGTCTCTTATAA
- a CDS encoding EF-hand domain-containing protein produces the protein MKKVLITTTAIFALSGPALAALSDVDTDGDGVVSFNELLAVYPTLTEEGFSAIDTNDDGVIDDAEMTAAQEAGIIPQG, from the coding sequence ATGAAAAAGGTTCTGATCACGACTACAGCAATTTTTGCCCTTTCCGGGCCCGCGCTTGCAGCTCTTTCAGATGTGGATACAGATGGCGACGGTGTTGTATCCTTCAATGAACTTCTTGCGGTGTACCCAACGCTCACCGAAGAAGGCTTTAGCGCCATTGACACAAATGACGACGGTGTCATCGACGATGCGGAAATGACCGCCGCACAAGAGGCGGGTATTATCCCCCAAGGATAA
- a CDS encoding outer membrane protein, which translates to MVKSFVIISSVAVLCAAPALSQEWTGFYVGAELGFADVDANSANSANSAGSDDGLIGGLLTGYDYDLGEWVVGAGFDYDFADISLGTTTVDSVYRVKARGGYKAGDGLIYATTGYAHIDTDNAGDDGGYFIGGGYEHLLTDQFSVGGELIYHKIDTFNSGPDDLDATSVQFRGSFRF; encoded by the coding sequence ATGGTTAAGTCTTTTGTGATCATATCTTCTGTTGCGGTGTTATGCGCTGCACCAGCGTTGTCGCAGGAATGGACCGGATTTTATGTTGGGGCCGAGCTTGGCTTTGCCGATGTCGATGCCAACTCTGCCAACTCTGCCAACTCTGCCGGCTCGGATGACGGGCTGATTGGTGGGCTTTTAACCGGCTATGACTATGATCTTGGCGAATGGGTTGTCGGGGCCGGCTTTGATTATGATTTTGCCGATATTAGCCTTGGAACAACGACGGTCGATTCTGTGTACCGGGTCAAGGCGCGTGGTGGCTACAAGGCCGGCGATGGCCTGATTTACGCAACAACAGGCTATGCCCATATTGATACTGATAACGCCGGGGATGACGGTGGGTATTTCATCGGTGGCGGGTATGAACACTTGCTGACAGATCAGTTCAGCGTGGGCGGAGAGTTGATCTACCATAAGATAGATACCTTCAATTCAGGCCCTGATGACCTTGATGCGACCTCAGTCCAGTTTCGCGGATCTTTTAGATTCTAA
- a CDS encoding amidohydrolase family protein produces the protein MQRCDIILQDGTVIDGTGATAQRADVAMEGGRILHVGDCSEIKADEVIDASGQVIAPGFIDVHTHDDWALLATPDMAFKVTQGVTSVVAGNCGISAAPFSAKGDLPAPFDVIPGISAGRFDTVEAYASAVTEARPAVNVRLLAGHSSLRASVMGADLERAATESEINAMRDALELALRQGAAGLSSGLDYPAALSAPMEEMIELAGVLKGHDRAVYTSHMRDESDTVIASVRETLETGQRSGARVVISHHKCAGKANFGKSVETLKLIDAARCGHEVALDVYPYVASSTSLIERFLPSAEDIKVIWSTPHPEQDGRMLNEIAADWGVSREMAVTRLQPAGAIYFDMDEGDLQRIMQHPAAMIGSDGLPGVDKPHPRLWGTFPRVLGRYVRELKLLELTQAIHKMTGLSATQFGMIDRGVVRAGCIADLVIFDPDQVADMADFDHPTRPSRGISHVMVNGALALADGQQTTTRAGAFLS, from the coding sequence ATGCAGCGTTGTGATATCATACTACAAGATGGCACGGTAATTGATGGCACCGGAGCGACAGCGCAGCGCGCCGATGTGGCGATGGAAGGCGGTCGCATTCTGCATGTCGGGGATTGCAGCGAGATCAAGGCTGATGAGGTGATTGATGCCTCGGGTCAGGTGATTGCGCCCGGGTTCATTGATGTGCACACGCATGACGATTGGGCATTGTTAGCGACGCCAGATATGGCGTTCAAGGTGACCCAAGGGGTGACCAGCGTGGTGGCAGGAAATTGCGGGATCAGTGCCGCGCCGTTTTCGGCCAAGGGCGATTTACCAGCGCCGTTTGATGTGATTCCGGGTATTTCCGCGGGGCGGTTTGACACAGTGGAGGCCTATGCCAGCGCTGTGACTGAGGCACGCCCAGCGGTGAATGTGCGCCTGTTGGCCGGGCATTCATCGCTCAGGGCCAGTGTGATGGGGGCAGATCTGGAGCGGGCCGCGACGGAATCTGAAATTAACGCAATGAGAGACGCGCTGGAGCTGGCCTTGCGACAAGGCGCGGCAGGCCTGTCGAGTGGACTGGATTATCCGGCAGCTTTATCCGCGCCGATGGAGGAAATGATCGAGCTGGCAGGTGTTCTGAAGGGCCATGACCGAGCGGTTTATACCAGTCATATGCGGGATGAGAGCGACACGGTGATCGCCTCAGTTCGCGAAACGCTGGAAACCGGGCAACGGTCTGGCGCGCGGGTGGTGATCTCGCATCATAAATGCGCGGGCAAGGCGAACTTTGGCAAAAGCGTTGAGACGTTGAAGCTGATTGATGCGGCGCGGTGCGGTCATGAGGTGGCGCTGGATGTTTACCCTTACGTGGCCTCATCGACATCATTGATCGAACGCTTCCTGCCCTCAGCCGAAGATATCAAGGTGATCTGGTCCACGCCGCATCCTGAACAGGACGGGCGGATGCTGAACGAGATTGCGGCAGATTGGGGCGTGAGCCGAGAAATGGCGGTTACGCGGCTGCAGCCAGCCGGGGCGATTTATTTCGACATGGATGAAGGTGACTTGCAGCGGATCATGCAGCACCCAGCGGCGATGATCGGATCAGACGGCTTGCCGGGCGTAGATAAGCCGCACCCACGCCTTTGGGGAACTTTCCCGCGTGTTCTGGGACGTTATGTGCGTGAATTGAAACTGCTGGAGCTTACGCAGGCGATTCACAAGATGACAGGCCTGTCGGCAACACAGTTCGGCATGATAGATCGGGGCGTGGTGCGTGCCGGATGTATCGCCGATCTGGTCATCTTTGACCCCGATCAGGTGGCGGATATGGCGGATTTTGATCACCCTACCCGGCCCAGTCGGGGGATCAGCCATGTGATGGTAAACGGGGCACTGGCCCTGGCGGATGGGCAACAGACAACCACGCGCGCAGGCGCATTTCTAAGCTAG
- a CDS encoding DMT family transporter, with product MTQEWRGHLAMLAFSGLVAGSFALGSIAAGEIAPTALNAVRFAIAAIVVGIAASLTGGIPRKALAAPWRYLAMGAMMGLYFVLMFEGLKTAPPVSAAAVFTLTPVMSGVFGYFLMRQITTPRMALALAVGAVGALWVIFKADWSAFQAFEIGRGELIYLAGCMAHAFYTPLVRKLNRGERPVVFSFGTTVAVVVLLVIAGWGDIRATDWASLPPIVWITILYTAIAATAMTFVLLQFASLRLPSAKVMAYTYLTPSWVICWQVALGHEVPQGLILIGVALTVVALLILLKNEEVASN from the coding sequence ATGACGCAGGAATGGCGTGGGCATCTGGCGATGCTGGCGTTTTCCGGCCTAGTCGCGGGGTCCTTTGCTTTGGGATCAATAGCGGCAGGTGAAATCGCACCCACGGCATTGAACGCAGTACGATTTGCCATCGCAGCAATCGTTGTTGGGATCGCAGCCAGTCTGACTGGTGGCATTCCGCGCAAAGCACTGGCCGCGCCTTGGCGGTATCTGGCGATGGGCGCGATGATGGGCTTGTACTTTGTTTTGATGTTCGAGGGGCTGAAAACCGCCCCACCGGTGTCTGCAGCTGCGGTCTTTACACTAACGCCAGTAATGTCTGGGGTGTTTGGATATTTTTTGATGCGCCAGATCACCACGCCGCGCATGGCCCTGGCGCTGGCGGTTGGTGCGGTTGGTGCGCTTTGGGTGATATTCAAGGCTGACTGGAGCGCCTTTCAAGCCTTTGAGATTGGTCGAGGCGAGTTGATCTATCTGGCTGGCTGCATGGCACATGCCTTTTACACCCCTTTAGTACGCAAGCTTAACCGAGGAGAGCGCCCGGTGGTGTTCTCGTTTGGAACAACCGTTGCTGTTGTCGTTTTGCTGGTCATTGCGGGTTGGGGTGACATCCGGGCCACCGATTGGGCTAGCCTGCCGCCGATCGTCTGGATCACCATTTTGTACACAGCCATTGCCGCCACGGCGATGACCTTTGTGCTGTTGCAGTTTGCCTCTTTGCGCCTGCCCAGCGCCAAAGTTATGGCCTATACTTATCTGACCCCCAGCTGGGTGATCTGTTGGCAGGTCGCGCTGGGGCATGAGGTGCCACAAGGGTTGATTTTAATTGGGGTCGCTCTGACCGTTGTTGCCTTGCTGATCTTGCTCAAAAACGAAGAGGTCGCCTCGAACTGA
- a CDS encoding LysR family transcriptional regulator: MDNWDEIRTAFNVARIGTVSGAAEVLGVHHATVIRHIDALEERLGVKLFQRHARGYSPTEAGEDLLRVAQATDDQFSQLAGRIKGRGNDVSGELIVTSLDGQSHLFVPILADFQRQHPELIVRYLTGNRLFRLEYGEAHVAIRAGNIPDQPDNVVQPFMTHRFTLYASQEYIQEHGMPSGEDDLVNHRFVCADDRNSRAPFFKWLQETVPDHCIVFRSDDIHAQRRAIQEGAGIGFAPIQHAEETDGLTQVCEPRTEWESPLWLVTHMDLHRTTKVQAFLSFLKERAKSWETS; the protein is encoded by the coding sequence TTGGACAATTGGGACGAAATTCGCACAGCCTTTAATGTGGCTCGTATTGGAACGGTCAGTGGTGCCGCAGAAGTTCTGGGAGTACATCACGCCACTGTCATCCGGCACATTGATGCGCTTGAAGAGCGGCTGGGCGTGAAGCTATTTCAACGCCATGCACGGGGCTATTCCCCGACCGAAGCGGGCGAGGACCTGCTGCGTGTGGCGCAAGCCACTGATGACCAGTTCAGCCAGTTGGCAGGGCGCATTAAGGGGCGCGGCAACGATGTCAGTGGCGAATTGATCGTGACATCGTTGGATGGTCAAAGCCACTTGTTCGTGCCGATATTGGCTGATTTTCAGCGCCAGCACCCCGAGCTTATCGTGCGTTATCTGACCGGGAACCGCCTGTTTCGGCTGGAATACGGCGAAGCGCACGTTGCCATCCGGGCCGGGAACATTCCCGATCAACCTGACAACGTGGTGCAGCCCTTCATGACCCACCGATTTACGCTCTATGCCAGCCAAGAATACATTCAGGAGCACGGCATGCCGTCCGGCGAGGACGATCTGGTCAATCACAGGTTTGTCTGTGCCGATGATCGCAATTCCCGCGCGCCGTTTTTCAAATGGCTGCAGGAGACCGTCCCAGATCACTGTATCGTCTTCAGGAGCGACGATATTCACGCCCAGCGCCGCGCCATCCAAGAAGGTGCTGGAATAGGATTTGCCCCAATACAGCACGCAGAGGAGACCGATGGTCTTACGCAGGTTTGTGAGCCACGCACAGAGTGGGAATCGCCGCTGTGGCTGGTCACGCATATGGACCTGCACCGGACCACTAAAGTGCAGGCCTTTTTGTCATTCCTTAAAGAGCGCGCCAAATCCTGGGAAACTTCATGA
- a CDS encoding D-amino acid aminotransferase, whose amino-acid sequence MSRTIWMNGAFMTEDQAQVPIFDRGLLFADAVYEGLGVLDGQIVDLPYHMARLKRSLSELKIDEPMGEAEWKAILSELIARNEVEEGFIYLHITRGVHDRDYLYPDGLKPNMFAFTQPQHGGGADEAPEALRLGTAPDIRWARRDIKTTNLLGQVLAKVAARDAGADEALMIDPEGYVTEGGAVSFFMVKDGVLYARPLRGELLPGVTRASMLRVAEELGLEIRDNRYKLEEIFDANEAFVTGASSYVQPVSHVDGQQIGDGSAGPVTLKLREAYLTAVRAGFSDT is encoded by the coding sequence ATGAGCAGAACGATTTGGATGAATGGGGCGTTCATGACGGAAGATCAGGCGCAGGTGCCTATCTTTGATCGTGGATTGCTGTTTGCCGATGCGGTTTACGAGGGGCTGGGCGTGCTGGATGGGCAGATTGTCGATTTACCCTATCACATGGCGCGACTGAAGCGGTCTTTGTCCGAGCTCAAGATAGATGAGCCGATGGGTGAGGCTGAATGGAAGGCCATTCTAAGCGAGTTGATTGCGCGCAATGAAGTGGAAGAAGGGTTCATCTATCTGCATATCACCCGCGGAGTACATGACCGGGATTATTTGTACCCGGATGGGCTAAAGCCAAACATGTTCGCGTTTACCCAACCGCAACATGGTGGTGGTGCGGATGAGGCACCCGAAGCTTTGAGATTGGGCACGGCACCTGACATTCGCTGGGCCCGGCGGGATATCAAGACCACCAACCTGCTAGGTCAGGTGCTGGCCAAGGTGGCGGCGCGGGATGCCGGGGCGGATGAAGCCCTGATGATCGACCCGGAGGGCTATGTCACCGAAGGCGGGGCTGTGTCGTTCTTCATGGTCAAGGATGGAGTACTTTATGCCCGCCCGTTGCGCGGCGAACTGCTGCCCGGCGTGACCCGTGCGAGCATGCTGCGCGTGGCCGAGGAGTTGGGGCTGGAGATCAGGGACAATCGCTACAAACTGGAAGAGATCTTTGATGCCAATGAGGCCTTTGTCACCGGGGCGTCGTCCTATGTGCAGCCGGTCAGCCATGTGGATGGCCAGCAGATCGGAGATGGGTCGGCGGGTCCTGTGACGCTCAAATTGCGAGAGGCGTATCTGACGGCCGTCCGGGCTGGATTTTCCGATACGTAA
- a CDS encoding VPLPA-CTERM sorting domain-containing protein yields the protein MNTHSIYLFATLSVLPVLSNAATVSLLVGDLRNEGIYRFSDLDGDGQASGHEGTVYFDGSSLGLDGLSVFTIEGKNGVYYAGEGDTDTVYRLEDTDGNGNANGNGEASVWFSSDNAEGYKLHTPNGMAIGSDGAIYITEADVLSDQSGDFIYRTVDLDGDGDANDAGEVTPWLDLKALNDKSSPFEISFDGDVAYITDTVGTDDNVIYRAEDIDGSGIVEADEVSIFISESESFGAPIDFGMTALDGTVYSLELFDFLNPASLYGLNDLNGNGVIDSEDEVTEVWNGSFLPEGFGIDFGFDLNSNGTDTLTIVSNGLTPETNGVFLLTDLNGDQDFFDEGETTVFASEQAFPGIFGKPRPVAFYDGMVPAVVPLPAGLPLLICGVAGLALVRRRKTQR from the coding sequence ATGAATACTCATTCCATATATTTATTTGCTACCTTGTCTGTTTTGCCGGTTTTGTCCAATGCGGCGACTGTATCTTTGCTGGTTGGCGATTTGAGAAACGAGGGCATTTACCGTTTTTCCGATCTAGACGGTGATGGACAGGCCTCTGGGCACGAAGGGACAGTCTATTTCGATGGTTCTTCCCTCGGTTTGGATGGGCTAAGCGTCTTCACCATCGAAGGCAAAAACGGCGTTTACTACGCGGGAGAGGGGGATACAGACACAGTGTACCGCCTTGAAGATACCGATGGGAATGGCAACGCCAATGGTAACGGAGAGGCCAGTGTCTGGTTCTCATCTGACAACGCCGAAGGCTACAAACTCCACACACCTAACGGGATGGCGATCGGGTCTGATGGAGCCATTTACATAACAGAGGCGGACGTCTTGTCAGATCAAAGCGGTGATTTCATCTATCGCACGGTTGATTTGGATGGTGATGGAGATGCCAATGATGCAGGTGAAGTTACGCCTTGGCTCGACCTAAAAGCGCTAAATGACAAATCCTCACCGTTCGAGATCTCTTTTGATGGCGATGTCGCTTATATCACTGATACTGTTGGGACGGACGATAACGTTATTTATCGGGCCGAAGATATCGATGGTTCGGGTATTGTCGAAGCAGATGAGGTTTCGATCTTTATCTCAGAGTCAGAATCTTTTGGTGCCCCGATTGATTTTGGCATGACGGCCTTGGACGGAACTGTCTATTCGCTCGAATTATTCGATTTCCTGAACCCGGCATCGCTCTATGGGTTAAATGATCTGAATGGAAACGGCGTGATCGATTCTGAAGATGAAGTGACCGAGGTTTGGAACGGATCATTCCTGCCCGAAGGGTTCGGTATCGATTTTGGGTTCGACCTGAATTCAAATGGAACCGATACGCTGACAATCGTCTCAAACGGGTTAACTCCGGAAACGAACGGGGTATTTTTGCTGACCGATCTCAACGGGGATCAGGATTTCTTCGATGAAGGTGAAACAACCGTATTCGCCTCTGAGCAGGCTTTCCCGGGTATCTTTGGAAAGCCGCGTCCAGTTGCGTTCTACGATGGCATGGTGCCAGCTGTTGTTCCGCTTCCTGCTGGATTGCCACTCTTGATTTGCGGTGTGGCGGGGCTTGCTCTTGTGCGCCGTCGAAAAACCCAAAGGTAA